Proteins found in one Synechococcus sp. LA31 genomic segment:
- the lepB gene encoding signal peptidase I: MSRPEPPAAEQPSPSSNPTPQQESPWVFWRGVLITLGVALGVRQTVIEARFIPSGSMLPGLQIQDRLLVEKLTYRKRSPKRGEIVVFHAPHHFDPVLKPAHQAGPLRCLLVNLPLVNLVPGLQEPACDAYIKRVVAVAGDRVVVNPRGEVMVNGKRLQEPYVSNYCPVDAQGMGPCRTLNTTVPPGHVLVLGDNRGNSWDGRFWPGGAFLPEQEIIGRAFWRFWPLGTAGELKSKDPLKPATAPQPNQG, encoded by the coding sequence TTGTCCCGCCCAGAACCTCCCGCCGCCGAGCAGCCATCGCCATCATCGAACCCCACACCACAGCAGGAAAGTCCCTGGGTGTTCTGGCGCGGTGTGCTGATCACCCTGGGCGTGGCCCTGGGGGTGCGCCAAACGGTGATCGAAGCCCGCTTCATCCCATCGGGTTCGATGCTGCCCGGCCTACAGATCCAGGACCGGCTGCTGGTGGAGAAGCTCACGTACCGCAAGCGCTCCCCCAAACGGGGGGAAATCGTGGTGTTCCACGCACCCCATCACTTCGATCCAGTGCTCAAGCCCGCTCATCAGGCCGGCCCGCTGCGCTGCCTGCTGGTGAATCTGCCGCTGGTGAACCTGGTGCCCGGCCTGCAGGAGCCCGCCTGTGATGCCTACATCAAGCGGGTGGTGGCCGTGGCTGGTGATCGGGTGGTGGTCAATCCCCGCGGCGAGGTGATGGTGAACGGCAAGCGGCTGCAGGAGCCCTACGTGAGCAACTACTGCCCTGTGGATGCGCAAGGGATGGGACCCTGCCGCACGCTCAACACCACGGTGCCGCCAGGCCACGTGCTGGTGCTGGGCGATAACCGGGGCAACAGCTGGGATGGGCGCTTCTGGCCAGGGGGAGCGTTCCTGCCGGAACAAGAAATCATCGGCCGTGCCTTCTGGCGGTTCTGGCCCCTCGGCACCGCCGGCGAACTCAAGAGCAAGGATCCACTCAAGCCGGCAACCGCACCGCAGCCAAACCAGGGTTGA
- a CDS encoding Spx/MgsR family RNA polymerase-binding regulatory protein, with protein sequence MSSALRLYSYPQCGTCRKALQWLAQQGFSVQEGTLELVDITQQPPSLAELTRAFEALGRKRLFNTSGQSYRALGSATVAAMSDQDALVALAADGKLIKRPFAITPSGAALVGFKPEEWQAALQS encoded by the coding sequence GTGAGCTCCGCCCTGCGGCTCTACAGCTATCCACAATGCGGCACGTGTCGCAAAGCCCTGCAATGGCTTGCCCAGCAGGGATTTTCAGTGCAAGAGGGAACTCTGGAGCTGGTGGACATCACCCAGCAGCCACCCAGTCTTGCTGAGCTCACCCGAGCCTTTGAGGCCCTGGGCCGCAAGCGGCTGTTCAACACCAGCGGCCAGAGCTATCGGGCCCTAGGCAGCGCCACCGTGGCGGCCATGAGCGATCAAGATGCCCTGGTTGCTCTTGCTGCTGACGGCAAGTTGATCAAGCGCCCCTTCGCAATCACGCCATCAGGCGCTGCCCTGGTGGGATTTAAGCCGGAGGAGTGGCAGGCGGCTCTGCAGAGCTGA
- a CDS encoding 2Fe-2S iron-sulfur cluster-binding protein: MPTIRFEQEGQQVGCIEGANLRKAALDAGINPYKGLNNLNNCGGVGQCGTCVVEVVEGMQNLSPRSDVEQVYLADRPANYRLSCRTSVNGDVTVRTRPQDGVGKGSNSLVGALKSLIGK; encoded by the coding sequence GTGCCCACCATCCGTTTTGAACAGGAAGGCCAGCAGGTCGGTTGCATCGAAGGTGCAAACCTCCGCAAGGCAGCTCTTGATGCCGGCATCAACCCCTACAAGGGCCTGAACAACCTCAACAACTGCGGTGGTGTGGGCCAATGCGGCACCTGCGTCGTGGAAGTGGTGGAAGGCATGCAAAACCTGTCTCCCCGCAGCGACGTTGAGCAGGTGTATCTGGCTGATCGCCCCGCCAACTACCGCCTCAGCTGCCGCACCAGCGTGAATGGCGACGTCACGGTGCGCACACGTCCTCAGGACGGCGTGGGCAAAGGCTCCAACAGCCTTGTAGGCGCGCTGAAATCGTTGATCGGCAAGTGA
- a CDS encoding class I SAM-dependent methyltransferase gives MHSSGYERLQSQVIPGYSSLARLSVALLAASPVAQADGVEVMVAGCGTGAELLEAMAQRPDWRLTALDPSAEMLQEARQRLGEQATVQWRQSTVESLVDEAGMAGRFAGALSVLVLQSLPDDGSKLAFLTALARCLQPGAQLVLVDLMQTSLPSLEDQLEHAWQGFQRASGLDASSQEGLHPIGLARLTSLVNAAGFGDPARVFQALGFEGFLLQRLS, from the coding sequence GTGCATTCCTCCGGCTACGAACGGCTTCAGAGTCAGGTGATCCCTGGCTACAGCAGCTTGGCCAGGCTGTCGGTGGCGCTCCTGGCGGCGTCTCCGGTTGCCCAGGCTGACGGGGTTGAGGTGATGGTGGCTGGCTGCGGCACCGGCGCTGAGCTTCTGGAGGCCATGGCTCAACGCCCTGATTGGCGCCTAACAGCCCTTGATCCCAGCGCTGAGATGCTTCAGGAAGCACGGCAACGGCTGGGTGAGCAGGCCACGGTTCAGTGGCGGCAGTCCACGGTGGAGTCCTTGGTGGACGAGGCGGGCATGGCGGGCCGCTTCGCCGGGGCACTCTCGGTGTTGGTGCTCCAGTCGCTGCCGGATGACGGCAGCAAACTGGCCTTTCTCACCGCCCTTGCCCGTTGCTTACAGCCGGGTGCCCAGCTGGTGCTCGTCGACCTGATGCAGACCAGCCTTCCCTCGCTGGAGGATCAGCTCGAACACGCCTGGCAGGGGTTCCAGCGGGCCAGTGGCCTGGATGCCTCGAGCCAGGAGGGCTTGCATCCCATCGGTTTGGCGCGCCTCACCAGCTTGGTGAATGCCGCTGGGTTCGGGGATCCCGCCCGGGTGTTCCAGGCGCTGGGGTTTGAGGGCTTCTTGCTGCAGCGGCTCAGCTAG
- a CDS encoding inorganic diphosphatase → MDLRSLQASPAPGLVNLMVEIPAGSRNKYEYNAEAGLMVLDRVLHSSVRYPFDYGFIPNTLAEDGAPLDALVIMNEPTFAGCLITARPIGILDMVDCGAHDGKLLCVPTADPRQHAIRSIRQIAPNQLEEVAEFFRTYKNLEGRVIEITGWLDAEAVPALLERCIAAAGAAPS, encoded by the coding sequence ATGGATTTGCGCAGTCTTCAGGCTTCCCCAGCGCCAGGGCTGGTGAATCTGATGGTGGAGATACCAGCGGGAAGCCGCAATAAATATGAATACAACGCCGAAGCAGGCTTGATGGTGCTGGATCGGGTTCTGCATTCCTCCGTGCGTTACCCCTTCGATTACGGCTTTATCCCCAACACCCTCGCCGAGGACGGTGCTCCTCTCGACGCGCTGGTGATCATGAATGAGCCCACCTTCGCGGGCTGCCTGATCACAGCGCGGCCGATCGGCATTCTCGACATGGTGGATTGCGGTGCACACGACGGCAAGCTGCTCTGCGTGCCCACCGCGGATCCAAGGCAACACGCCATCCGAAGCATCCGCCAGATCGCACCCAACCAGCTTGAAGAGGTGGCGGAGTTCTTCCGTACCTACAAAAATCTGGAAGGACGGGTGATCGAGATCACCGGTTGGCTGGATGCCGAAGCGGTGCCGGCACTGCTGGAGCGCTGCATTGCTGCTGCTGGCGCTGCACCTAGCTGA
- a CDS encoding proline--tRNA ligase translates to MRVSRLMLVTLRDDPAEAEISSHKLLLRAGYIRRVGSGIYAYLPLLWRVLQKISAIVREELNGAGALETLLPQLQPAELWQRSGRWAGYTAGEGIMFHLEDRQGRELGLGPTHEEVITALAADLLRSYRQLPVNLYQIQTKFRDEIRPRFGLMRGREFIMKDAYSFHADEACLKQTYAAMDQAYRRIFSRCGLRAVAVEADSGAIGGFASQEFMVTADAGEDLILASGDGRYAANQERAVSRPAEAEPLAGGRRSGGLGDRLATPGQSSIEQLCSAHGFQPSQTVKVLLLLARFEDGCQQPLLVSLRGDQQLNEVKLANAVSARCSTEHGSLLEIAPLSADAAIPFGFTGPHLPDVVLEGSPSWQPRFLRLADATAIDLEAFVCGANSPDAHLVGACWGELCPAPEALDLRAAQPGDHCLHDPSQQLQASRGIEVGHIFQLGRKYSEALEATFTNEAGQEEPLWMGCYGIGVSRLAQAAVEQHHDANGICWPTAIAPYEVIVVIANVSDEQQRQLGEQLYHDLMAAGIDALLDDRSERAGVKFKDADLLGVPWRVVVGRGAADGLVELVQRAGGERTDLAAAAVLPQLLAHLERERAGFVTA, encoded by the coding sequence ATGCGCGTCTCCCGCCTCATGCTGGTGACGTTGCGGGATGACCCCGCTGAAGCCGAGATCTCTTCCCACAAGCTGTTGCTGCGCGCCGGCTATATCCGCCGGGTGGGCAGCGGCATCTACGCCTACCTGCCGCTGCTGTGGCGCGTGCTGCAGAAGATCTCGGCGATCGTGCGCGAGGAGCTCAATGGAGCCGGGGCGTTGGAAACGCTGTTGCCCCAGTTGCAGCCAGCCGAGCTCTGGCAGCGGAGTGGTCGCTGGGCCGGATACACCGCCGGCGAAGGCATCATGTTTCATCTCGAGGATCGCCAGGGCCGAGAGCTGGGCCTAGGCCCCACCCACGAGGAGGTGATCACCGCTTTGGCCGCAGATCTACTGCGCTCCTACCGGCAGCTGCCGGTGAACCTCTATCAAATCCAGACCAAATTTCGTGATGAGATCCGGCCTCGCTTCGGCCTGATGCGGGGGCGCGAATTCATCATGAAGGACGCCTACTCCTTTCATGCCGATGAGGCCTGCCTGAAGCAGACCTATGCGGCCATGGATCAGGCCTATCGCCGCATCTTCAGCCGTTGCGGGCTGCGGGCTGTGGCGGTGGAGGCAGATAGCGGCGCGATCGGTGGCTTCGCCAGCCAGGAATTCATGGTGACGGCCGATGCCGGAGAAGATCTGATCCTGGCCAGTGGGGATGGTCGCTATGCCGCCAACCAGGAACGGGCGGTCTCTCGACCTGCCGAGGCCGAGCCCCTTGCCGGCGGACGTCGCAGCGGCGGCCTCGGTGACCGCCTCGCCACGCCCGGCCAGAGCAGCATCGAGCAGCTGTGCTCGGCCCATGGTTTTCAGCCCAGCCAGACCGTGAAGGTGCTGCTGCTGCTGGCCCGTTTTGAAGATGGCTGTCAGCAGCCCTTGCTGGTGAGTTTGCGCGGCGATCAACAGCTCAATGAGGTGAAGCTCGCCAATGCGGTGTCGGCTCGCTGCAGCACCGAGCACGGCAGCCTGCTCGAGATCGCTCCCCTCTCGGCTGATGCGGCTATTCCCTTCGGTTTCACCGGGCCGCACCTCCCTGACGTTGTGCTCGAGGGCTCCCCCAGTTGGCAGCCCCGTTTCCTGCGCCTGGCCGATGCCACGGCTATTGATCTAGAGGCTTTTGTGTGCGGCGCCAACAGTCCCGATGCCCATCTGGTGGGAGCCTGCTGGGGCGAGCTCTGTCCGGCTCCGGAGGCTCTCGACCTGCGGGCTGCCCAGCCCGGCGATCACTGCCTGCATGACCCCAGTCAGCAGTTGCAGGCCAGCCGTGGCATCGAGGTGGGCCACATCTTTCAGCTGGGCCGCAAGTACTCCGAGGCCCTCGAGGCCACATTCACCAACGAGGCTGGCCAGGAAGAGCCCCTCTGGATGGGCTGCTACGGCATCGGCGTCTCCCGTCTGGCTCAGGCGGCTGTGGAGCAGCACCATGACGCCAACGGCATCTGCTGGCCGACGGCCATTGCTCCGTATGAGGTGATCGTGGTGATTGCCAATGTGTCTGATGAGCAGCAACGGCAACTGGGTGAGCAGCTGTATCACGACCTGATGGCCGCTGGCATTGATGCCCTGCTGGACGACCGCAGTGAGCGCGCCGGGGTGAAATTCAAAGATGCTGATCTGCTTGGAGTGCCCTGGCGCGTCGTGGTGGGGCGTGGCGCTGCAGATGGCCTGGTGGAGCTGGTGCAACGCGCTGGCGGCGAGCGCACCGATCTCGCTGCCGCGGCCGTGCTGCCGCAGCTGCTGGCGCACTTGGAGCGTGAACGGGCCGGATTCGTCACGGCCTGA
- the psb27 gene encoding photosystem II protein Psb27, translating into MAAGWRHLKAAVLAVCLCLSLMLTACSGSGGPLTGNYVEDTVAVADTLLATMALPSDDPGRSEAETEARSLINDYTARYRPRPQVNGLASFTTMQTALNSLAGHYANYPNRPLPDALRERVSKELKKAETGVVRGA; encoded by the coding sequence ATGGCGGCTGGTTGGCGTCACCTCAAAGCAGCCGTCCTTGCGGTTTGTCTCTGCCTGTCGTTGATGCTCACCGCCTGCTCCGGCAGCGGTGGGCCCCTCACGGGCAATTACGTGGAAGACACCGTTGCCGTTGCGGACACCTTGCTCGCCACGATGGCTCTCCCATCGGATGATCCTGGCCGTTCCGAGGCGGAAACTGAGGCGCGTTCGCTGATTAATGACTACACGGCCCGCTACCGTCCGCGCCCCCAGGTGAATGGCCTGGCATCGTTTACGACCATGCAGACCGCTCTCAATTCCCTGGCAGGTCACTACGCCAACTACCCCAACCGTCCGCTGCCCGATGCACTGCGGGAGCGGGTGTCGAAGGAGCTCAAGAAAGCTGAAACCGGTGTGGTACGCGGCGCCTGA
- a CDS encoding adenylosuccinate synthase, with product MANVVVIGAQWGDEGKGKITDLLSRSADVVVRYQGGVNAGHTIVVDDKVLKLHLIPSGILYPDTVCLIGSGTVVDPKVMIGELDMLADNGIAIDGLRLASTAHVTMPYHRLLDQAMEKQRGDRRIGTTGRGIGPTYADKSQRNGIRIIDILDEERLRDRLAGPLAEKNETLQKLYGLEPLDFEAVVAEYVAYGQRLAPHVVDCTRAIHEAARARQNILFEGAQGTLLDLDHGTYPYVTSSNPVSGGACIGAGVGPTLIDRVIGVAKAYTTRVGEGPFPTELEGSLNDHLCDRGGEYGTTTGRRRRCGWFDGVIGRYAVEVNGLDCLAITKLDVLDELDEIQVCVAYELDGQRIEHFPSSAEAFARCKPIFETLPGWQTSTADCRTLEDLPPTAMSYLRFLAELMEVPIAIVSLGADRDQTIVVEDPIHGPKRALLSR from the coding sequence TTGGCCAACGTCGTCGTCATCGGTGCGCAGTGGGGTGACGAGGGGAAGGGCAAGATCACTGATCTCCTGAGCCGCTCTGCCGATGTGGTGGTGCGTTACCAGGGTGGTGTGAATGCCGGTCACACGATCGTGGTGGACGACAAGGTGCTCAAGCTGCACCTGATCCCATCCGGCATCCTCTACCCCGACACGGTTTGCCTGATCGGTTCGGGCACTGTGGTGGATCCGAAGGTGATGATCGGCGAGCTCGACATGCTTGCCGATAACGGCATTGCCATTGACGGCCTACGGCTGGCCTCCACCGCCCACGTGACCATGCCGTACCACCGCCTGCTGGATCAGGCGATGGAGAAGCAGCGTGGCGACAGACGCATCGGCACCACGGGCCGTGGCATCGGTCCGACCTATGCCGATAAATCCCAACGCAACGGCATTCGCATCATCGACATTCTCGATGAAGAGCGCTTGCGGGATCGTTTAGCTGGCCCCCTCGCCGAGAAGAACGAGACTCTCCAAAAGCTTTACGGCCTAGAACCCCTCGATTTCGAGGCGGTGGTGGCTGAATACGTGGCCTATGGCCAGCGGTTGGCCCCCCACGTCGTCGATTGCACCCGTGCCATCCACGAAGCGGCCCGGGCGCGCCAAAACATCCTGTTTGAAGGTGCCCAGGGCACCTTGCTGGATCTTGACCACGGCACCTATCCCTACGTCACCTCCTCCAACCCGGTGAGTGGTGGTGCCTGCATCGGCGCCGGCGTGGGTCCCACCCTGATCGACCGCGTGATCGGTGTGGCCAAGGCTTACACCACGCGTGTTGGAGAGGGTCCCTTCCCTACTGAGCTCGAGGGAAGTCTCAACGACCACCTCTGTGACCGGGGCGGGGAATATGGCACTACCACGGGGCGCCGCCGTCGCTGCGGCTGGTTCGATGGCGTGATCGGCCGTTACGCCGTGGAGGTCAACGGCCTCGATTGCCTGGCGATTACCAAACTGGACGTGCTCGATGAACTCGATGAGATCCAGGTGTGCGTGGCCTACGAACTTGATGGCCAGCGGATTGAACACTTCCCAAGCTCTGCCGAAGCCTTTGCCCGCTGCAAGCCGATCTTCGAAACCCTGCCCGGCTGGCAGACCTCCACGGCCGACTGCCGCACCCTGGAGGATCTCCCTCCCACCGCCATGAGTTATTTGCGCTTCCTCGCTGAGCTGATGGAGGTCCCGATCGCGATCGTGTCGCTTGGTGCCGACCGTGATCAGACAATCGTGGTGGAGGATCCCATCCATGGGCCCAAGCGGGCTCTGCTCAGCCGCTGA
- a CDS encoding adenosine kinase, protein MASTKILDVVGIGNAIVDVLVHADDDQLDNLELTKGTMALVDENQAERLYASVGPGLETSGGSAANTLAGIAQLGGRAGFIGRVRNDQLGGIFAHDIRSVGARFDTPAATDGPSTARCLIFVTPDAQRTMCTYLGASVGLDPSDLDLEMVAQAKVLYLEGYLWDSDEAKRAFIAAAEVARAHGAEVALSLSDAFCVERHRDSFQLLVDGHVDILFANEMEITSLYKANSFDEAAEQVRGRCRIAALTRSESGSVILNGSGTHHIEPYKLGPLVDTTGAGDLYAAGFLHGHTQGMDVDACGRLASLCAGQVVTQLGPRSQVDLRELVAQHSLSQAA, encoded by the coding sequence ATGGCCTCCACCAAAATCCTTGATGTTGTCGGCATCGGCAACGCCATCGTTGATGTGCTCGTGCACGCCGACGACGATCAGCTCGACAACCTGGAGCTCACCAAGGGCACCATGGCCCTGGTCGATGAGAACCAGGCAGAGCGTCTCTACGCCAGCGTTGGCCCAGGCCTGGAAACCTCCGGCGGTTCAGCGGCCAATACCCTCGCGGGTATTGCTCAACTGGGTGGCCGTGCCGGGTTCATTGGTCGGGTGCGCAATGACCAGTTGGGCGGCATCTTTGCCCATGACATCCGCTCCGTCGGCGCCCGTTTTGACACACCAGCCGCGACCGACGGCCCTTCAACCGCCCGTTGCCTGATCTTCGTTACCCCAGACGCTCAGCGCACGATGTGCACGTATCTGGGGGCTTCTGTGGGCCTTGACCCCAGTGATCTTGATCTGGAGATGGTGGCCCAGGCCAAGGTGCTGTATCTGGAGGGTTATCTCTGGGATAGCGATGAGGCCAAGCGTGCCTTCATTGCCGCGGCCGAGGTGGCCCGGGCCCATGGTGCCGAAGTGGCGCTGAGCCTCTCGGATGCCTTTTGCGTGGAGCGTCACCGCGACAGCTTCCAGCTGCTGGTGGATGGCCATGTGGACATCCTGTTTGCCAACGAGATGGAGATCACCTCCCTCTACAAAGCCAACAGCTTCGATGAGGCCGCCGAGCAGGTGCGCGGGCGTTGCCGCATCGCCGCCCTCACCCGCAGCGAGTCTGGCTCGGTGATCCTGAATGGCAGCGGCACCCATCACATCGAGCCGTACAAGCTCGGCCCCCTGGTCGATACCACAGGTGCTGGTGATCTCTACGCGGCCGGTTTCCTGCATGGCCACACGCAGGGCATGGACGTAGACGCATGCGGCCGCTTGGCTTCTCTATGCGCCGGCCAGGTGGTGACCCAGCTTGGGCCTCGGTCTCAGGTGGATTTGCGTGAGCTGGTGGCGCAGCATTCGCTCAGCCAGGCGGCGTAA
- the cutA gene encoding divalent-cation tolerance protein CutA → MAAALLALTTEASRAQAEQLAELLLERHLACCVALKEVESLYRWKGQLERSHEVQLLIKSDPCCAAALEQAVRELHSYTTPQWLTWCAEASADYAAWLSECCATSSRKST, encoded by the coding sequence ATGGCCGCAGCCCTGCTCGCCCTCACCACCGAAGCCAGCCGCGCCCAGGCTGAACAGCTGGCCGAGCTGCTCCTGGAGAGGCACTTGGCGTGCTGCGTGGCTTTGAAGGAGGTGGAATCGCTCTACCGCTGGAAAGGGCAGCTGGAGCGAAGCCATGAGGTGCAGCTCCTGATCAAGAGCGACCCCTGCTGCGCAGCTGCCCTGGAGCAAGCGGTGCGGGAGCTACACAGTTACACCACTCCACAATGGCTCACGTGGTGCGCCGAAGCCAGCGCTGATTACGCCGCCTGGCTGAGCGAATGCTGCGCCACCAGCTCACGCAAATCCACCTGA
- a CDS encoding precorrin-6A/cobalt-precorrin-6A reductase produces MIWLFAGTAEGPPLVEALLKRGWRVQLSVVTAAAARAYPDQQGLSIRVGACSNDVALTQELREQAPRWVVDATHPFAVVITERLQRLCRQLDQPLIQIDRRQPAEPLPGEQLQLIGGVEDLGRLALHGERLLLAIGARQLQAAIEATCGCRHFARVLDQPASLQAARRAGLADEQIACLRPDATGAGLLEQALCRRWTISLVLCRQGGGRSEALWRRVCQQLGLPLLLMRRPESSGGLSMPALLEMLGHP; encoded by the coding sequence TTGATCTGGCTGTTTGCCGGAACCGCTGAAGGCCCCCCCCTTGTGGAGGCCCTGCTCAAGCGGGGCTGGCGGGTGCAGTTGAGCGTGGTCACCGCAGCAGCGGCACGGGCCTATCCAGACCAGCAGGGGCTCTCAATCCGCGTAGGAGCCTGCAGCAATGACGTTGCCCTGACCCAGGAGCTGCGCGAGCAGGCCCCGCGTTGGGTGGTGGATGCCACCCATCCCTTCGCCGTTGTGATCACTGAGCGACTGCAACGGCTCTGCCGCCAGCTTGATCAGCCGCTGATCCAAATCGATCGGCGTCAGCCAGCGGAGCCTCTGCCTGGCGAGCAGCTTCAGCTGATCGGTGGCGTGGAGGATCTGGGCCGGTTGGCTCTGCATGGCGAGCGCCTACTGCTGGCTATCGGCGCCCGCCAACTCCAAGCCGCGATCGAAGCCACGTGCGGTTGCCGCCATTTCGCCCGGGTGCTTGATCAGCCCGCCAGCCTCCAGGCAGCTCGTCGAGCGGGCCTTGCGGATGAACAGATTGCCTGCCTGCGGCCAGATGCCACGGGAGCTGGCCTGTTGGAGCAAGCACTCTGCCGCCGCTGGACGATCAGCCTGGTGCTCTGCCGCCAAGGGGGCGGGCGCAGCGAGGCACTGTGGCGGCGCGTGTGTCAGCAGTTGGGTTTACCCCTGCTGTTGATGCGCCGCCCTGAATCAAGCGGGGGCTTGTCCATGCCTGCCCTGCTGGAGATGCTGGGGCATCCCTGA
- a CDS encoding single-stranded DNA-binding protein, which yields MNHCLLEVEVLEAPQVRYTQDNQTPVAEMAVQFDGLRPDDPPGQLKVVGWGSLAQDLQNRVQVGQRLMVEGRLRMNTVTRQDGVKEKRAEFTLSRLHPIGAGASGPVSGSPMPARASAPAPTRSAAPRSAQAAAPAPAPASAPPAWNASPLVPDLPEGEDEIPF from the coding sequence GTGAACCATTGCTTGCTGGAGGTGGAGGTGCTGGAGGCGCCCCAGGTGCGCTACACCCAGGACAACCAAACTCCGGTGGCGGAGATGGCGGTGCAGTTCGATGGGCTGAGACCCGATGATCCGCCGGGTCAGCTCAAGGTGGTGGGCTGGGGAAGCCTCGCGCAAGACCTGCAGAACCGCGTGCAGGTTGGCCAGCGCCTGATGGTGGAAGGCCGGCTGCGCATGAACACCGTGACCCGCCAGGACGGGGTGAAGGAGAAGCGGGCCGAGTTCACGCTCTCGCGTTTGCATCCGATCGGAGCCGGGGCCAGTGGCCCTGTGTCCGGATCCCCCATGCCGGCGCGCGCTTCTGCCCCCGCTCCGACGCGCTCTGCCGCCCCACGCTCTGCCCAAGCTGCAGCGCCTGCCCCTGCCCCGGCGTCTGCGCCGCCAGCCTGGAACGCATCCCCCCTGGTACCCGATCTGCCCGAGGGTGAAGACGAGATTCCCTTCTGA
- a CDS encoding DUF2854 domain-containing protein — MLSIASPGSLVTIAGASLSVIGWVGYATGNPNLSLPTIFYGIPILLGGLALKSSELPPAELLPAEPDAVALRDQPASQTLRKLVKDVTRWRYGQKAHLESSLEALKLWDDDAPPQLESVGEVALHGQYGLALRFRTEGVPFERWQEKQDRLGRFFAKGLEARLSQPASGVLLLELLPVQPA, encoded by the coding sequence ATGCTCTCCATCGCTTCCCCTGGCAGCCTAGTCACGATTGCTGGGGCCTCTCTCTCGGTCATCGGTTGGGTCGGGTACGCCACCGGCAACCCCAACCTCAGCCTGCCAACAATTTTCTACGGCATCCCGATTCTTCTCGGGGGTCTGGCGCTCAAGTCGTCGGAGTTGCCGCCTGCTGAACTGCTGCCTGCTGAGCCAGACGCTGTGGCCCTGCGCGATCAGCCCGCCAGCCAGACCCTGCGCAAATTGGTGAAGGATGTGACCCGCTGGCGCTATGGCCAGAAGGCTCACCTGGAGAGTTCCCTCGAGGCCCTCAAGCTCTGGGACGACGACGCACCCCCCCAGCTGGAAAGCGTGGGTGAGGTGGCTCTGCATGGTCAATACGGGTTGGCCCTGCGCTTCCGCACCGAGGGGGTTCCCTTCGAGCGCTGGCAGGAGAAACAGGATCGCCTCGGTCGCTTCTTCGCCAAGGGTCTCGAGGCCCGTCTCAGCCAGCCCGCCAGTGGTGTGTTGCTGCTGGAGCTGCTGCCGGTTCAGCCCGCCTGA
- the argB gene encoding acetylglutamate kinase, translated as MSVDHDRSDALRVSVLSEALPYIQRFAGRRVVVKYGGAAMVRADLRDAVYRDLVLLASVGVKPVVVHGGGPEINDWLGRLNIEPQFRNGLRVTTPETMDVVEMVLVGRVNKQIVNGLNRLGARAVGLCGSDGSLVRARTYGDGSNGLVGDVAAVDPSVLFPLLDAGYIPVISSVAADAEGQAHNINADTVAGELAAALQAEKLILLTDTPGILQNREDPESLIRSVTLSEARGLIASGVVAGGMTPKTECCIRALAQGVSAAHIVDGRTSHALLLEVFTDAGIGTMVVGSSVSR; from the coding sequence ATGTCTGTCGATCACGATCGCAGCGACGCCCTGAGGGTGTCGGTTTTGAGCGAAGCCTTGCCCTACATCCAGCGCTTCGCTGGCCGCAGGGTGGTGGTGAAGTACGGCGGCGCGGCCATGGTGCGTGCCGACCTACGCGATGCGGTCTATCGCGATCTGGTGTTGCTGGCTTCGGTGGGCGTGAAGCCGGTTGTGGTGCACGGCGGTGGCCCTGAGATCAACGACTGGCTCGGTCGACTGAATATCGAGCCCCAGTTCCGCAATGGTCTGCGGGTCACCACCCCCGAAACCATGGACGTGGTGGAGATGGTGCTGGTGGGACGTGTGAACAAGCAGATCGTGAACGGCCTCAATCGCCTCGGTGCCAGGGCAGTGGGCTTGTGCGGCAGCGATGGATCCCTGGTGCGGGCCCGCACCTATGGCGATGGCAGCAACGGGCTGGTGGGTGATGTGGCAGCAGTGGATCCCTCCGTGCTGTTCCCTCTGCTTGATGCGGGCTATATCCCGGTGATCTCTTCGGTGGCGGCCGATGCCGAGGGGCAGGCCCACAACATCAACGCCGATACGGTGGCTGGCGAACTGGCCGCAGCGCTTCAGGCTGAAAAGCTGATCCTGCTCACCGATACCCCAGGGATCCTCCAGAACCGGGAAGATCCCGAGTCACTGATCCGCTCGGTCACCCTCTCTGAGGCTCGCGGTTTGATTGCCAGCGGTGTGGTGGCCGGTGGCATGACCCCGAAAACCGAATGCTGCATCCGCGCCCTAGCTCAGGGCGTATCGGCGGCACACATCGTGGATGGCCGCACCTCCCACGCCCTGCTGCTTGAGGTGTTCACCGATGCCGGCATCGGCACCATGGTGGTGGGCAGTTCTGTGTCGCGTTAG